One genomic window of Oncorhynchus clarkii lewisi isolate Uvic-CL-2024 chromosome 5, UVic_Ocla_1.0, whole genome shotgun sequence includes the following:
- the LOC139409407 gene encoding lysine-specific demethylase 4A isoform X1 yields the protein MATDTASQQTPGSRIMTFHPTKEEFKDFSRYIAYMESQGAHLAGMAKVIPPKDWKPRHTYDDIDDLVIPAPIQQVVTGQSGLFTQYNIQKKPMTVREFRKTANTDKFCNPRYVDFEELERKFWKNLTFNPPLYGADINGTLYDPDVTEWNIGHLNTILDTVEKESGIKIKGVNTPYLYFGMWKSTFAWHTEDMDLYSINYLHFGEPKSWYVVPPEHGKRLERLAKGFFPGSAQSCEAFLRHKMTLISPSILKKYGIPFEKITQEAGQFIVTFPFGYHAGFNHGFNCAESTNFATQRWIDYGKIATLCSCRKDMVKISMEIFVRKFQPDRYKAWKAGKDNTPIDHSKPTPEAADFLKTGEPGKEGPSRSEAPDQENTPCTTTQEEKSPKVGKKRQRGGDVEAAEDGDTEQVDEEEEEEREVDQKKAKLVQEEKGHSLAHKVLKAEDVKKERTKPPLNAKTNRNTNASRKLALQMKAKISLKSTPIKSQPQTNSQSTQPAAPEPSPQSSEKAGPSEDVKPPASSSSPVHPASSSSPVHSASSSSPVHPASSSSPVHPASSSSPVHPASSSSPVHPASSSSPVHPASSSSPSLPASSSSPVHPSSSSSPVHPASSSSPVHPASSSSPSHPASSSSPSHPASSSSPSHPASSSSPVHQLFQRTLCPADVLHVHSYAKGDYSEGETREGKEERRNDSSDSEGEELDDSKRAEDGEDDGAVPRKQGTLPCHQRLIKDNMSDEELPEQPPVDEDGLEGESWAKPLAHLWQNRPPNLKKEKEYNRCMGLQAPYCSVCSLFQAFQQAECADDGTDPPVVLPGGRLRTKPLIPEMCFTTTTEPEEGAEEKEPAPPAPTTPHLEPDGTSLLISCSHCSVRVHTSCYGVDPESVTKDWKCARCKANSMTESCCLCLLRGGALQKANNNKWVHVLCAVAVLEARFVNITERSPVDLSGIPLQRFKLKCYYCKKRMKKTSGCCVQCSHGRCPTAYHPTCAQAAGILMQPDEWPFVVYVTCCRHKGPIPTERNKAAMHELTVGRRVICKHKNGRYYQCDVVQLSKETFYEVNFDDGSFSDNLFPEDIVGRDCAQIGPPPQGEMVQVRWTDGLVYGAKFVAAHIIQMYQVEFEDGSQLTAKRDDVYTLDEELPKRVKSRLSKASDMRFDGIFEDKEAIQQSKRQRVINSRYRGDYVEPVIYRAIME from the exons ATGGCGACAGACACTGCGTCCCAGCAGACTCCTGGCTCCAGGATTATGACCTTTCACCCTACCAAGGAAGAGTTTAAGGACTTCAGCCGTTACATCGCCTACATGGAGTCACAGGGAGCACACCTAGCTGGAATGGCTAAG GTTATTCCACCAAAAGACTGGAAGCCTAGACATACTTATGATGACATAGATGACCTGGTGATCCCTGCTCCTATACAGCAGGTGGTGACTGGCCAGTCAGGTCTCTTCACACAGTACAACATCCAGAAAAAACCCATGACTGTCCGAGAGTTCCGCAAGACTGCCAACACAGACAA GTTCTGTAATCCCCGCTATGTGGATTTTGAGGAGCTGGAGAGAAAGTTCTGGAAGAACCTGACTTTTAACCCGCCTCTCTATGGAGCAGATATCAACGGAACCCTCTACGACCCA GATGTGACAGAGTGGAACATTGGTCATCTGAACACTATCCTGGACACTGTGGAGAAGGAGAGTGGGATCAAGATAAAGGGAGTGAACACTCCTTACCTGTATTTTGGCATGTGGAAAAGCACCTTTGCCTGGCACACTGAAGATATGGATCTCTACAGCATCAACTACCTGCACTTTGGAGAGCCCAAGTCCTG gtATGTTGTTCCCCCTGAACATGGGAAGAGATTGGAACGTCTTGCTAAAG GGTTCTTTCCTGGGAGTGCTCAGAGCTGTGAAGCTTTCCTGCGGCATAAGATGACTCTTATCTCACCCTCCATCCTGAAGAAATATGGCATACCGTTTGAAAAG ATAACCCAGGAGGCAGGCCAGTTCATAGTGACCTTCCCATTCGGTTACCACGCTGGTTTCAACCATGGCTTCAACTGTGCTGAATCCACTAACTTTGCCACACAGCGATGGATCGATTATGGCAAAATAGCCACACTG TGCTCGTGTCGTAAGGACATGGTGAAGATCTCCATGGAGATCTTTGTGAGGAAGTTCCAACCAGACCGCTACAAGGCCTGGAAGGCAGGGAAGGACAACACTCCTATTGACCACTCCAAGCCCACGCCAGAGGCTGCTGACTTCCTGAAGACAGGGGAGCCTGGGAAGGAGGGTCCAAGCCGCAGCGAGGCCCCTGACCAGGAGAATACCCCATGCACCACCACTCAGGAGGAGAAGAG CCCGAAGGTTGGGAAAAAGCGCCAGCGAGGAGGAGATGTGGAGGCAGCAGAGGATGGAGACACTGAGCAggttgatgaagaggaggaggaggagagagaggtggaccaGAAGAAAGCAAAGCTTGTCCAGGAGGAGAAGGGACACAGTCTGGCACACAAAG TGCTAAAGGCAGAGGATGTTAAAAAAGAGCGAACAAAGCCACCACTCAACGCAAAGACCAACCGAAACACAAACGCCAGCCGAAAGCTAGCACTTCAGATGAAAGCCAAAATCTCTCTTAAATCCACTCCAATTAAGTCTCAGCCACAGACTAACAGTCAGTCAACCCAACCAGCGGCCCCAGAACCCTCCCCCCAGAGCTCAGAGAAGGCCGGCCCCAGTGAGGATGTGAAGCCTCCAGCCAGCAGCTCCAGCCCTGTCCACCCAGCCAGCAGCTCCAGCCCTGTccactcagccagcagctccagCCCTGTCCACCCAGCCAGCAGCTCCAGCCCTGTCCACCCAGCCAGCAGCTCCAGCCCTGTCCACCCAGCCAGCAGCTCCAGCCCTGTCCACCCAGCCAGCAGCTCCAGCCCTGTCCACCCAGCCAGCAGCTCCAGCCCTTCCCTCCCAGCCAGCAGCTCCAGCCCTGTCCACCCATCCAGCAGCTCCAGCCCTGTCCACCCAGCTAGCAGCTCCAGCCCTGTCCACCCAGCCAGCAGCTCCAGCCCTTCCCACCCAGCCAGCAGCTCCAGCCCTTCCCACCCAGCCAGCAGCTCCAGCCCTTCCCACCCAGCCAGCAGCTCCAGCCCTGTCCACCAGCTCTTTCAGAGGACCCTGTGCCCTGCAGACGTGCTGCACGTCCACAGCTACGCCAAGGGAGACTACAGCGAGGGAGAGACCAGGGAgggcaaggaggagaggaggaacgatAGTAGTGATAGTGAAGGAGAGGAACTGGATGACAGCAAG AGGGCAGAAGATGGAGAGGATGATGGCGCTGTGCCCAGAAAACAGGGGACGTTGCCTTGTCACCAGCGTCTGATTAAAGACAACATGAGTGACGAGG AGCTGCCAGAGCAGCCCCCAGTAGACGAGgatgggctagagggagagtcGTGGGCCAAGCCCCTGGCCCACCTGTGGCAGAACAGACCCCCCAACCTGAAGAAAGAGAAGGAGTACAACCGTTGCATGGGCCTCCAGGCCCCATACTGCTCTGTGTGCTCACTCTTCCAGGCATTCCAGCAG GCGGAGTGTGCTGATGACGGTACGGACCCTCCAGTGGTGCTGCCTGGAGGCAGGCTGAGAACCAAGCCTCTGATCCCTGAGATGTGTTTCACCACCACCACGGAGCCAGAGGAGGGCGCTGAGGAGAAGGAACCTGCCCCTCCGGCCCCCACCACCCCTCACCTGGAGCCAGACGGCACCAGCCTGCTCATCAGCTGCTCCCACTGCAGCGTCCGCGTACACACCA GCTGTTATGGCGTGGATCCAGAGAGTGTGACTAAGGACTGGAAGTGTGCTCGCTGTAAGGCCAATTCCATGACTGAG AGTTGCTGTTTGTGTTTGTTGAGGGGGGGTGCCTTGCAGAAAGCCAACAACAACAA gTGGGTCCATGTGCTGTGTGCAGTAGCAGTGTTGGAGGCTCGCTTTGTGAACATCACTGAGAGAAGCCCTGTGGATCTGAGTGGGATTCCTCTACAGAGGTTTAAACTG AAATGTTACTACTGTAAGAAGCGGATGAAGAAGACATCCGGGTGCTGTGTGCAGTGTTCCCATGGCCGCTGTCCTACGGCCTACCACCCTACTTGTGCCCAGGCCGCTGGGATCCTCATGCAGCCAGACGAGTGGCCCTTTGTGGTCTACGTCACCTGCTGCCGGCACAAGGGCCCTATTCCGACAGAG CGTAACAAAGCAGCCATGCATGAGCTCACCGTGGGGAGGAGGGTGATCTGTAAGCACAAAAATGGCCGCTACTACCAGTGTGACGTGGTGCAGCTGTCCAAGGAGACGTTCTATGAGGTCAATTTTGATGACGGCTCCTTCAGTGATAACCTCTTTCCCGAGGACATCGTG GGCCGGGACTGTGCCCAGATAGGCCCCCCTCCACAGGGGGAGATGGTGCAGGTCCGCTGGACAGATGGTCTGGTCTACGGGGCCAAGTTTGTGGCTGCTCACATCATCCAAATGTACCAG GTGGAGTTTGAAGACGGGTCACAACTAACAGCCAAGAGAGATGATGTCTATACCCTGGATGAGGAGCTGCCTAAGAGAGTCAAGTCAAGACTG TCCAAGGCGTCAGACATGCGTTTCGATGGGATCTTTGAGGACAAGGAGGCCATCCAGCAGTCGAAGAGGCAGAGAGTGATCAACTCACGGTACAGAGGGGACTACGTTGAACCTGTGATCTACAGAGCCATCATGGAGTAG
- the LOC139409407 gene encoding lysine-specific demethylase 4A isoform X3, whose protein sequence is MATDTASQQTPGSRIMTFHPTKEEFKDFSRYIAYMESQGAHLAGMAKVIPPKDWKPRHTYDDIDDLVIPAPIQQVVTGQSGLFTQYNIQKKPMTVREFRKTANTDKFCNPRYVDFEELERKFWKNLTFNPPLYGADINGTLYDPDVTEWNIGHLNTILDTVEKESGIKIKGVNTPYLYFGMWKSTFAWHTEDMDLYSINYLHFGEPKSWYVVPPEHGKRLERLAKGFFPGSAQSCEAFLRHKMTLISPSILKKYGIPFEKITQEAGQFIVTFPFGYHAGFNHGFNCAESTNFATQRWIDYGKIATLCSCRKDMVKISMEIFVRKFQPDRYKAWKAGKDNTPIDHSKPTPEAADFLKTGEPGKEGPSRSEAPDQENTPCTTTQEEKSPKVGKKRQRGGDVEAAEDGDTEQVDEEEEEEREVDQKKAKLVQEEKGHSLAHKVLKAEDVKKERTKPPLNAKTNRNTNASRKLALQMKAKISLKSTPIKSQPQTNSQSTQPAAPEPSPQSSEKAGPSEDVKPPASSSSPVHPASSSSPVHSASSSSPVHPASSSSPVHPASSSSPVHPASSSSPVHPASSSSPVHPASSSSPSLPASSSSPVHPSSSSSPVHPASSSSPVHPASSSSPSHPASSSSPSHPASSSSPSHPASSSSPVHQLFQRTLCPADVLHVHSYAKGDYSEGETREGKEERRNDSSDSEGEELDDSKRAEDGEDDGAVPRKQGTLPCHQRLIKDNMSDEELPEQPPVDEDGLEGESWAKPLAHLWQNRPPNLKKEKEYNRCMGLQAPYCSVCSLFQAFQQAECADDGTDPPVVLPGGRLRTKPLIPEMCFTTTTEPEEGAEEKEPAPPAPTTPHLEPDGTSLLISCSHCSVRVHTSCYGVDPESVTKDWKCARCKANSMTESCCLCLLRGGALQKANNNKWVHVLCAVAVLEARFVNITERSPVDLSGIPLQRFKLKCYYCKKRMKKTSGCCVQCSHGRCPTAYHPTCAQAAGILMQPDEWPFVVYVTCCRHKGPIPTERNKAAMHELTVGRRVICKHKNGRYYQCDVVQLSKETFYEVNFDDGSFSDNLFPEDIVGRDCAQIGPPPQGEMVQVRWTDGLVYGAKFVAAHIIQMYQVEFEDGSQLTAKRDDVYTLDEELPKRVKSRLHVC, encoded by the exons ATGGCGACAGACACTGCGTCCCAGCAGACTCCTGGCTCCAGGATTATGACCTTTCACCCTACCAAGGAAGAGTTTAAGGACTTCAGCCGTTACATCGCCTACATGGAGTCACAGGGAGCACACCTAGCTGGAATGGCTAAG GTTATTCCACCAAAAGACTGGAAGCCTAGACATACTTATGATGACATAGATGACCTGGTGATCCCTGCTCCTATACAGCAGGTGGTGACTGGCCAGTCAGGTCTCTTCACACAGTACAACATCCAGAAAAAACCCATGACTGTCCGAGAGTTCCGCAAGACTGCCAACACAGACAA GTTCTGTAATCCCCGCTATGTGGATTTTGAGGAGCTGGAGAGAAAGTTCTGGAAGAACCTGACTTTTAACCCGCCTCTCTATGGAGCAGATATCAACGGAACCCTCTACGACCCA GATGTGACAGAGTGGAACATTGGTCATCTGAACACTATCCTGGACACTGTGGAGAAGGAGAGTGGGATCAAGATAAAGGGAGTGAACACTCCTTACCTGTATTTTGGCATGTGGAAAAGCACCTTTGCCTGGCACACTGAAGATATGGATCTCTACAGCATCAACTACCTGCACTTTGGAGAGCCCAAGTCCTG gtATGTTGTTCCCCCTGAACATGGGAAGAGATTGGAACGTCTTGCTAAAG GGTTCTTTCCTGGGAGTGCTCAGAGCTGTGAAGCTTTCCTGCGGCATAAGATGACTCTTATCTCACCCTCCATCCTGAAGAAATATGGCATACCGTTTGAAAAG ATAACCCAGGAGGCAGGCCAGTTCATAGTGACCTTCCCATTCGGTTACCACGCTGGTTTCAACCATGGCTTCAACTGTGCTGAATCCACTAACTTTGCCACACAGCGATGGATCGATTATGGCAAAATAGCCACACTG TGCTCGTGTCGTAAGGACATGGTGAAGATCTCCATGGAGATCTTTGTGAGGAAGTTCCAACCAGACCGCTACAAGGCCTGGAAGGCAGGGAAGGACAACACTCCTATTGACCACTCCAAGCCCACGCCAGAGGCTGCTGACTTCCTGAAGACAGGGGAGCCTGGGAAGGAGGGTCCAAGCCGCAGCGAGGCCCCTGACCAGGAGAATACCCCATGCACCACCACTCAGGAGGAGAAGAG CCCGAAGGTTGGGAAAAAGCGCCAGCGAGGAGGAGATGTGGAGGCAGCAGAGGATGGAGACACTGAGCAggttgatgaagaggaggaggaggagagagaggtggaccaGAAGAAAGCAAAGCTTGTCCAGGAGGAGAAGGGACACAGTCTGGCACACAAAG TGCTAAAGGCAGAGGATGTTAAAAAAGAGCGAACAAAGCCACCACTCAACGCAAAGACCAACCGAAACACAAACGCCAGCCGAAAGCTAGCACTTCAGATGAAAGCCAAAATCTCTCTTAAATCCACTCCAATTAAGTCTCAGCCACAGACTAACAGTCAGTCAACCCAACCAGCGGCCCCAGAACCCTCCCCCCAGAGCTCAGAGAAGGCCGGCCCCAGTGAGGATGTGAAGCCTCCAGCCAGCAGCTCCAGCCCTGTCCACCCAGCCAGCAGCTCCAGCCCTGTccactcagccagcagctccagCCCTGTCCACCCAGCCAGCAGCTCCAGCCCTGTCCACCCAGCCAGCAGCTCCAGCCCTGTCCACCCAGCCAGCAGCTCCAGCCCTGTCCACCCAGCCAGCAGCTCCAGCCCTGTCCACCCAGCCAGCAGCTCCAGCCCTTCCCTCCCAGCCAGCAGCTCCAGCCCTGTCCACCCATCCAGCAGCTCCAGCCCTGTCCACCCAGCTAGCAGCTCCAGCCCTGTCCACCCAGCCAGCAGCTCCAGCCCTTCCCACCCAGCCAGCAGCTCCAGCCCTTCCCACCCAGCCAGCAGCTCCAGCCCTTCCCACCCAGCCAGCAGCTCCAGCCCTGTCCACCAGCTCTTTCAGAGGACCCTGTGCCCTGCAGACGTGCTGCACGTCCACAGCTACGCCAAGGGAGACTACAGCGAGGGAGAGACCAGGGAgggcaaggaggagaggaggaacgatAGTAGTGATAGTGAAGGAGAGGAACTGGATGACAGCAAG AGGGCAGAAGATGGAGAGGATGATGGCGCTGTGCCCAGAAAACAGGGGACGTTGCCTTGTCACCAGCGTCTGATTAAAGACAACATGAGTGACGAGG AGCTGCCAGAGCAGCCCCCAGTAGACGAGgatgggctagagggagagtcGTGGGCCAAGCCCCTGGCCCACCTGTGGCAGAACAGACCCCCCAACCTGAAGAAAGAGAAGGAGTACAACCGTTGCATGGGCCTCCAGGCCCCATACTGCTCTGTGTGCTCACTCTTCCAGGCATTCCAGCAG GCGGAGTGTGCTGATGACGGTACGGACCCTCCAGTGGTGCTGCCTGGAGGCAGGCTGAGAACCAAGCCTCTGATCCCTGAGATGTGTTTCACCACCACCACGGAGCCAGAGGAGGGCGCTGAGGAGAAGGAACCTGCCCCTCCGGCCCCCACCACCCCTCACCTGGAGCCAGACGGCACCAGCCTGCTCATCAGCTGCTCCCACTGCAGCGTCCGCGTACACACCA GCTGTTATGGCGTGGATCCAGAGAGTGTGACTAAGGACTGGAAGTGTGCTCGCTGTAAGGCCAATTCCATGACTGAG AGTTGCTGTTTGTGTTTGTTGAGGGGGGGTGCCTTGCAGAAAGCCAACAACAACAA gTGGGTCCATGTGCTGTGTGCAGTAGCAGTGTTGGAGGCTCGCTTTGTGAACATCACTGAGAGAAGCCCTGTGGATCTGAGTGGGATTCCTCTACAGAGGTTTAAACTG AAATGTTACTACTGTAAGAAGCGGATGAAGAAGACATCCGGGTGCTGTGTGCAGTGTTCCCATGGCCGCTGTCCTACGGCCTACCACCCTACTTGTGCCCAGGCCGCTGGGATCCTCATGCAGCCAGACGAGTGGCCCTTTGTGGTCTACGTCACCTGCTGCCGGCACAAGGGCCCTATTCCGACAGAG CGTAACAAAGCAGCCATGCATGAGCTCACCGTGGGGAGGAGGGTGATCTGTAAGCACAAAAATGGCCGCTACTACCAGTGTGACGTGGTGCAGCTGTCCAAGGAGACGTTCTATGAGGTCAATTTTGATGACGGCTCCTTCAGTGATAACCTCTTTCCCGAGGACATCGTG GGCCGGGACTGTGCCCAGATAGGCCCCCCTCCACAGGGGGAGATGGTGCAGGTCCGCTGGACAGATGGTCTGGTCTACGGGGCCAAGTTTGTGGCTGCTCACATCATCCAAATGTACCAG GTGGAGTTTGAAGACGGGTCACAACTAACAGCCAAGAGAGATGATGTCTATACCCTGGATGAGGAGCTGCCTAAGAGAGTCAAGTCAAGACTG CATGTTTGTTAA
- the LOC139409407 gene encoding lysine-specific demethylase 4A isoform X2, with amino-acid sequence MATDTASQQTPGSRIMTFHPTKEEFKDFSRYIAYMESQGAHLAGMAKQVVTGQSGLFTQYNIQKKPMTVREFRKTANTDKFCNPRYVDFEELERKFWKNLTFNPPLYGADINGTLYDPDVTEWNIGHLNTILDTVEKESGIKIKGVNTPYLYFGMWKSTFAWHTEDMDLYSINYLHFGEPKSWYVVPPEHGKRLERLAKGFFPGSAQSCEAFLRHKMTLISPSILKKYGIPFEKITQEAGQFIVTFPFGYHAGFNHGFNCAESTNFATQRWIDYGKIATLCSCRKDMVKISMEIFVRKFQPDRYKAWKAGKDNTPIDHSKPTPEAADFLKTGEPGKEGPSRSEAPDQENTPCTTTQEEKSPKVGKKRQRGGDVEAAEDGDTEQVDEEEEEEREVDQKKAKLVQEEKGHSLAHKVLKAEDVKKERTKPPLNAKTNRNTNASRKLALQMKAKISLKSTPIKSQPQTNSQSTQPAAPEPSPQSSEKAGPSEDVKPPASSSSPVHPASSSSPVHSASSSSPVHPASSSSPVHPASSSSPVHPASSSSPVHPASSSSPVHPASSSSPSLPASSSSPVHPSSSSSPVHPASSSSPVHPASSSSPSHPASSSSPSHPASSSSPSHPASSSSPVHQLFQRTLCPADVLHVHSYAKGDYSEGETREGKEERRNDSSDSEGEELDDSKRAEDGEDDGAVPRKQGTLPCHQRLIKDNMSDEELPEQPPVDEDGLEGESWAKPLAHLWQNRPPNLKKEKEYNRCMGLQAPYCSVCSLFQAFQQAECADDGTDPPVVLPGGRLRTKPLIPEMCFTTTTEPEEGAEEKEPAPPAPTTPHLEPDGTSLLISCSHCSVRVHTSCYGVDPESVTKDWKCARCKANSMTESCCLCLLRGGALQKANNNKWVHVLCAVAVLEARFVNITERSPVDLSGIPLQRFKLKCYYCKKRMKKTSGCCVQCSHGRCPTAYHPTCAQAAGILMQPDEWPFVVYVTCCRHKGPIPTERNKAAMHELTVGRRVICKHKNGRYYQCDVVQLSKETFYEVNFDDGSFSDNLFPEDIVGRDCAQIGPPPQGEMVQVRWTDGLVYGAKFVAAHIIQMYQVEFEDGSQLTAKRDDVYTLDEELPKRVKSRLSKASDMRFDGIFEDKEAIQQSKRQRVINSRYRGDYVEPVIYRAIME; translated from the exons ATGGCGACAGACACTGCGTCCCAGCAGACTCCTGGCTCCAGGATTATGACCTTTCACCCTACCAAGGAAGAGTTTAAGGACTTCAGCCGTTACATCGCCTACATGGAGTCACAGGGAGCACACCTAGCTGGAATGGCTAAG CAGGTGGTGACTGGCCAGTCAGGTCTCTTCACACAGTACAACATCCAGAAAAAACCCATGACTGTCCGAGAGTTCCGCAAGACTGCCAACACAGACAA GTTCTGTAATCCCCGCTATGTGGATTTTGAGGAGCTGGAGAGAAAGTTCTGGAAGAACCTGACTTTTAACCCGCCTCTCTATGGAGCAGATATCAACGGAACCCTCTACGACCCA GATGTGACAGAGTGGAACATTGGTCATCTGAACACTATCCTGGACACTGTGGAGAAGGAGAGTGGGATCAAGATAAAGGGAGTGAACACTCCTTACCTGTATTTTGGCATGTGGAAAAGCACCTTTGCCTGGCACACTGAAGATATGGATCTCTACAGCATCAACTACCTGCACTTTGGAGAGCCCAAGTCCTG gtATGTTGTTCCCCCTGAACATGGGAAGAGATTGGAACGTCTTGCTAAAG GGTTCTTTCCTGGGAGTGCTCAGAGCTGTGAAGCTTTCCTGCGGCATAAGATGACTCTTATCTCACCCTCCATCCTGAAGAAATATGGCATACCGTTTGAAAAG ATAACCCAGGAGGCAGGCCAGTTCATAGTGACCTTCCCATTCGGTTACCACGCTGGTTTCAACCATGGCTTCAACTGTGCTGAATCCACTAACTTTGCCACACAGCGATGGATCGATTATGGCAAAATAGCCACACTG TGCTCGTGTCGTAAGGACATGGTGAAGATCTCCATGGAGATCTTTGTGAGGAAGTTCCAACCAGACCGCTACAAGGCCTGGAAGGCAGGGAAGGACAACACTCCTATTGACCACTCCAAGCCCACGCCAGAGGCTGCTGACTTCCTGAAGACAGGGGAGCCTGGGAAGGAGGGTCCAAGCCGCAGCGAGGCCCCTGACCAGGAGAATACCCCATGCACCACCACTCAGGAGGAGAAGAG CCCGAAGGTTGGGAAAAAGCGCCAGCGAGGAGGAGATGTGGAGGCAGCAGAGGATGGAGACACTGAGCAggttgatgaagaggaggaggaggagagagaggtggaccaGAAGAAAGCAAAGCTTGTCCAGGAGGAGAAGGGACACAGTCTGGCACACAAAG TGCTAAAGGCAGAGGATGTTAAAAAAGAGCGAACAAAGCCACCACTCAACGCAAAGACCAACCGAAACACAAACGCCAGCCGAAAGCTAGCACTTCAGATGAAAGCCAAAATCTCTCTTAAATCCACTCCAATTAAGTCTCAGCCACAGACTAACAGTCAGTCAACCCAACCAGCGGCCCCAGAACCCTCCCCCCAGAGCTCAGAGAAGGCCGGCCCCAGTGAGGATGTGAAGCCTCCAGCCAGCAGCTCCAGCCCTGTCCACCCAGCCAGCAGCTCCAGCCCTGTccactcagccagcagctccagCCCTGTCCACCCAGCCAGCAGCTCCAGCCCTGTCCACCCAGCCAGCAGCTCCAGCCCTGTCCACCCAGCCAGCAGCTCCAGCCCTGTCCACCCAGCCAGCAGCTCCAGCCCTGTCCACCCAGCCAGCAGCTCCAGCCCTTCCCTCCCAGCCAGCAGCTCCAGCCCTGTCCACCCATCCAGCAGCTCCAGCCCTGTCCACCCAGCTAGCAGCTCCAGCCCTGTCCACCCAGCCAGCAGCTCCAGCCCTTCCCACCCAGCCAGCAGCTCCAGCCCTTCCCACCCAGCCAGCAGCTCCAGCCCTTCCCACCCAGCCAGCAGCTCCAGCCCTGTCCACCAGCTCTTTCAGAGGACCCTGTGCCCTGCAGACGTGCTGCACGTCCACAGCTACGCCAAGGGAGACTACAGCGAGGGAGAGACCAGGGAgggcaaggaggagaggaggaacgatAGTAGTGATAGTGAAGGAGAGGAACTGGATGACAGCAAG AGGGCAGAAGATGGAGAGGATGATGGCGCTGTGCCCAGAAAACAGGGGACGTTGCCTTGTCACCAGCGTCTGATTAAAGACAACATGAGTGACGAGG AGCTGCCAGAGCAGCCCCCAGTAGACGAGgatgggctagagggagagtcGTGGGCCAAGCCCCTGGCCCACCTGTGGCAGAACAGACCCCCCAACCTGAAGAAAGAGAAGGAGTACAACCGTTGCATGGGCCTCCAGGCCCCATACTGCTCTGTGTGCTCACTCTTCCAGGCATTCCAGCAG GCGGAGTGTGCTGATGACGGTACGGACCCTCCAGTGGTGCTGCCTGGAGGCAGGCTGAGAACCAAGCCTCTGATCCCTGAGATGTGTTTCACCACCACCACGGAGCCAGAGGAGGGCGCTGAGGAGAAGGAACCTGCCCCTCCGGCCCCCACCACCCCTCACCTGGAGCCAGACGGCACCAGCCTGCTCATCAGCTGCTCCCACTGCAGCGTCCGCGTACACACCA GCTGTTATGGCGTGGATCCAGAGAGTGTGACTAAGGACTGGAAGTGTGCTCGCTGTAAGGCCAATTCCATGACTGAG AGTTGCTGTTTGTGTTTGTTGAGGGGGGGTGCCTTGCAGAAAGCCAACAACAACAA gTGGGTCCATGTGCTGTGTGCAGTAGCAGTGTTGGAGGCTCGCTTTGTGAACATCACTGAGAGAAGCCCTGTGGATCTGAGTGGGATTCCTCTACAGAGGTTTAAACTG AAATGTTACTACTGTAAGAAGCGGATGAAGAAGACATCCGGGTGCTGTGTGCAGTGTTCCCATGGCCGCTGTCCTACGGCCTACCACCCTACTTGTGCCCAGGCCGCTGGGATCCTCATGCAGCCAGACGAGTGGCCCTTTGTGGTCTACGTCACCTGCTGCCGGCACAAGGGCCCTATTCCGACAGAG CGTAACAAAGCAGCCATGCATGAGCTCACCGTGGGGAGGAGGGTGATCTGTAAGCACAAAAATGGCCGCTACTACCAGTGTGACGTGGTGCAGCTGTCCAAGGAGACGTTCTATGAGGTCAATTTTGATGACGGCTCCTTCAGTGATAACCTCTTTCCCGAGGACATCGTG GGCCGGGACTGTGCCCAGATAGGCCCCCCTCCACAGGGGGAGATGGTGCAGGTCCGCTGGACAGATGGTCTGGTCTACGGGGCCAAGTTTGTGGCTGCTCACATCATCCAAATGTACCAG GTGGAGTTTGAAGACGGGTCACAACTAACAGCCAAGAGAGATGATGTCTATACCCTGGATGAGGAGCTGCCTAAGAGAGTCAAGTCAAGACTG TCCAAGGCGTCAGACATGCGTTTCGATGGGATCTTTGAGGACAAGGAGGCCATCCAGCAGTCGAAGAGGCAGAGAGTGATCAACTCACGGTACAGAGGGGACTACGTTGAACCTGTGATCTACAGAGCCATCATGGAGTAG